Proteins from a genomic interval of Luteibacter pinisoli:
- a CDS encoding DUF6326 family protein yields MAALQDIKVPVRLRLAGLWTSLMFCYVYGDYFGLYGKGKLQEMMDGSFGPLGPTTAGVLVGVSLMMAVPALMVFGSMALPAAASKWANVVLGLAYAAIMVLTMPGAPTFYLTLGVIEVALSLATVVTAWRWPKVG; encoded by the coding sequence ATGGCCGCGCTTCAAGACATAAAGGTTCCGGTTCGCCTGCGCCTTGCAGGGCTGTGGACGTCGCTGATGTTCTGCTACGTGTACGGCGACTACTTCGGCCTTTACGGCAAGGGCAAACTGCAGGAGATGATGGATGGCAGCTTCGGTCCGCTCGGGCCGACGACAGCTGGCGTCCTTGTCGGCGTAAGCCTGATGATGGCCGTGCCGGCGTTGATGGTGTTCGGCTCGATGGCCTTGCCGGCGGCGGCCAGCAAATGGGCGAACGTGGTGCTGGGCCTGGCCTATGCGGCGATCATGGTGCTCACGATGCCTGGCGCCCCCACCTTCTATCTCACACTGGGCGTGATTGAAGTGGCGCTAAGCCTGGCCACGGTGGTGACCGCCTGGCGGTGGCCGAAGGTCGGCTGA
- a CDS encoding FKBP-type peptidyl-prolyl cis-trans isomerase produces MQAGKGKVISFHYTLSVDGQKVESSLEGGDPLWILLGHGQLIPGMEAGLEGKSAGDKFDLEITPDQGYGERREGATQRVPKKYFPNQGKGLKAGDTTVLSLKEGGNQAVVVQKVGSSVVDIDTNHPMAGKTLTFNIDVQSVRDASEEEISHGHAHPNGDGAH; encoded by the coding sequence ATGCAGGCTGGCAAGGGCAAGGTCATCTCGTTCCATTACACCCTCAGCGTCGACGGCCAGAAGGTCGAATCGTCGCTCGAAGGCGGCGACCCGTTGTGGATCCTGCTCGGCCACGGCCAGCTGATCCCGGGCATGGAAGCGGGCCTGGAAGGCAAGTCGGCCGGTGACAAGTTCGACCTGGAAATCACCCCGGACCAGGGTTACGGCGAGCGTCGCGAGGGTGCGACCCAGCGCGTGCCGAAGAAGTACTTCCCGAACCAGGGCAAGGGCCTGAAGGCCGGCGATACCACCGTGCTCAGCCTGAAGGAAGGCGGCAACCAGGCCGTGGTCGTGCAGAAGGTCGGTTCCAGCGTGGTCGACATCGACACCAACCACCCGATGGCCGGCAAGACCCTGACCTTCAACATCGACGTGCAGTCGGTGCGCGATGCGTCGGAAGAAGAGATCTCCCACGGCCACGCCCATCCGAACGGCGACGGCGCGCACTGA
- a CDS encoding MFS transporter, which produces MPLPAALRELNHTQRHTVIASFLGWTLDAFDYFLLTFVILAVAHEFNVPKTEVTYGLFLTLAARPIGALIFGRLADRYGRRPVLMFDIVLFSVLEVACAFAPSLAILLGLRFLFGVAMGGEWGIGASLAMESIPAKSRGFVSGLLQSGYPCGFFLAALANWLLVDHIGWRGLFIVGALPALLVLYIRRKVPESPVWEQRKAQPREGLLASMRGHWKLFIYLMLLMAAFNMFSHGSQDMYPTFVQETLKIPAGSATAFMLTALLNLGALAGGLTFGSLSERIGRRKAIIIAALLAIPVIPLWMYGGSLLFLGIGAFFIQVMVQGAWGVVPTHLNELSPDAVRGTLPGFAYQMGNLLAAITATAQTWLADQRGGDFAFAMSAWIAAVAVLLAVLTWLGPEARGRGFGRDREAA; this is translated from the coding sequence ATGCCGTTACCCGCCGCGCTGCGCGAACTGAATCACACCCAGCGGCACACGGTCATCGCCAGCTTCCTCGGCTGGACCCTCGACGCCTTCGACTACTTCCTCCTCACCTTCGTGATCCTCGCCGTCGCGCACGAGTTCAACGTGCCGAAGACGGAGGTCACCTATGGCCTGTTCCTGACGCTGGCGGCGCGGCCGATCGGCGCGCTCATCTTCGGCCGGCTCGCCGACCGCTACGGGCGCAGGCCGGTACTGATGTTCGACATCGTGCTGTTCTCGGTACTCGAGGTGGCGTGCGCATTCGCGCCAAGCCTGGCCATCCTGCTGGGCCTGCGTTTCCTGTTTGGCGTGGCCATGGGCGGCGAGTGGGGTATTGGCGCATCGCTGGCGATGGAGTCCATCCCGGCCAAATCGCGCGGCTTCGTCTCCGGGCTGCTGCAAAGCGGCTACCCCTGCGGTTTCTTCCTGGCGGCGCTGGCAAACTGGCTGCTGGTGGATCACATCGGCTGGCGCGGCCTATTTATCGTCGGCGCCCTGCCGGCGCTGCTGGTGCTGTACATCCGCCGCAAGGTGCCGGAATCGCCGGTGTGGGAGCAGCGCAAGGCGCAGCCGCGCGAAGGCCTGCTGGCCTCGATGCGCGGGCACTGGAAGCTCTTCATCTACCTGATGCTGCTGATGGCCGCGTTCAACATGTTCAGCCACGGCTCGCAGGACATGTACCCGACCTTCGTGCAGGAGACGCTGAAGATCCCGGCGGGCTCGGCGACCGCCTTCATGCTGACCGCGTTGCTGAACCTCGGTGCCCTGGCCGGTGGCCTCACCTTTGGCTCGCTGTCGGAGCGGATCGGCCGCCGCAAGGCCATCATCATCGCGGCGCTGCTCGCCATCCCGGTGATTCCGCTGTGGATGTACGGCGGCTCGCTGCTCTTCCTGGGCATCGGCGCGTTCTTCATCCAGGTGATGGTCCAGGGCGCCTGGGGCGTGGTGCCCACCCATCTCAACGAACTCTCGCCGGATGCCGTCCGCGGCACCCTGCCGGGCTTTGCCTACCAGATGGGCAACCTGCTCGCGGCCATCACGGCCACGGCGCAGACCTGGCTGGCCGACCAGCGCGGGGGCGATTTTGCCTTCGCCATGTCGGCCTGGATCGCCGCGGTGGCCGTGCTCCTGGCCGTCCTCACCTGGCTGGGGCCCGAGGCCCGGGGCCGGGGCTTTGGGCGGGACCGCGAGGCGGCGTGA
- a CDS encoding EF-hand domain-containing protein codes for MPYPRLIVSLALAGTLAAGTAFAQSASQPAAHPAAHPQVESSGQSAHTSTPGASGEAAGTPTGAPAFSELDKAGKGYIQRSDVPKDNEELKPLRAHFNEADQDHNGRVDASEYNAYVSKGAAKSSD; via the coding sequence ATGCCGTACCCACGCTTGATCGTTTCACTCGCCCTTGCCGGCACGCTCGCCGCGGGCACCGCGTTTGCCCAGTCTGCGTCGCAGCCCGCCGCCCATCCGGCGGCGCACCCGCAAGTCGAGTCCAGTGGCCAGAGCGCGCACACCTCAACGCCTGGCGCCTCCGGCGAGGCCGCGGGCACGCCTACGGGCGCCCCCGCGTTCTCCGAGCTGGACAAGGCGGGCAAGGGCTACATCCAGCGCAGCGACGTGCCGAAAGACAACGAGGAGCTGAAGCCGCTTCGCGCGCATTTCAACGAAGCGGACCAGGACCACAACGGCCGCGTCGACGCCTCCGAGTACAACGCCTACGTCAGCAAGGGCGCCGCGAAGAGCAGTGACTGA
- a CDS encoding methyltransferase — protein MIPDRHVRKRIASRFSGRGDRIYIHGKLATDPVYAACVHAIAGTHLPLLDIGCGLGLLGHYLHACNALDGYVGLDNDPRKIAMAREAAERAGLASALTLRESDATAPPGVRGHVALLDVLHYLPEDRQSELLAHAVDHLADDGVLILRSVIRDGSWRFRATVLEEKFIKAIGWIPAGAQYFPTEGDIRRVLEPRGIHVRFRPLFGRTPYNSWLMTASRQAA, from the coding sequence ATGATTCCCGACCGACACGTGCGGAAACGCATTGCCTCCCGCTTCAGCGGGCGCGGCGACCGCATCTACATCCACGGCAAGCTGGCCACCGATCCGGTGTATGCGGCCTGCGTGCATGCCATCGCAGGCACGCACCTTCCGCTGCTCGACATCGGCTGTGGCCTGGGGCTGCTCGGCCATTACCTGCACGCATGCAACGCGCTGGATGGCTACGTCGGCCTCGACAACGACCCACGCAAGATCGCCATGGCCCGCGAGGCCGCCGAACGCGCCGGCCTGGCCTCGGCGCTGACCTTGCGCGAATCCGACGCCACCGCGCCGCCGGGCGTGCGTGGGCATGTCGCCCTGCTCGACGTGCTGCATTACCTCCCCGAGGACCGCCAGTCCGAGCTGCTCGCCCACGCCGTGGACCACCTGGCCGACGATGGCGTGCTGATCCTGCGCAGCGTCATCCGCGACGGCTCCTGGCGTTTTCGGGCCACGGTGCTTGAGGAGAAGTTCATCAAGGCCATTGGCTGGATCCCGGCCGGCGCCCAGTACTTCCCCACCGAAGGTGACATCCGCCGGGTGCTCGAACCCCGCGGCATCCACGTCCGCTTCCGCCCCCTGTTCGGCCGCACCCCCTATAACAGCTGGCTGATGACCGCCTCGCGCCAGGCCGCGTGA